The Mucilaginibacter rubeus genomic interval TAGCGGTAATCAAGCTTATGCGAAAAATACATTAGCGCTATACCTCCCACTATCATAAACACGTGTTTCATGAGAATGATCTCAACTCCTTTACCCTGCTTAAATGCCAGCGTACCCACCGAGCTATATACCGCCAACAAGGATATAACAGAAAGCAATATGACTATGAGCCATATCCAGCGATCTCCTTTTGTGTTGTTTAATATCCTATGCATTTCTTTTTTATTTGGTTCATGGTTGATGGTTCATAGATCATGGCTTAGATTTTTTCACTATGATCCATGAACTATCAACTATGAACTATTTTACAATTCCTTCACTGCCGCTTTGAACTGATCGCCACGGTCTTCATAATTTTTAAAAAGATCGAAGCTGGCGCAGGCCGGCGACAGTAATACCGTATCACCTTTGGTTGCCAGGTGATAAGCCACAGTTGCAGCCTCCTGGGCCGATGATGTATTTACTATAATTTCAACCATATCGTCAAAAGCCTCGTGAATGCGTTTATTGTCTTTACCTAAACACACAATGGCTTTTACCTTTTGCTTAACCAGATCATTAAGCATAGTGTAATCATTTCCTTTGTCAACACCACCTAAGATCAGCACTACATCGCTGGTCATGCTTTCCAAAGCGTACCAGGTTGAGTTAACATTGGTAGCCTTTGAATCGTTAATGAAGCGGATGCCGGAGATATTGGCAACAAACTCCAGGCGGTGCTCAATGCTTTTAAAGTTGCCCATGCTCTCCCTCATCGTTTCGTTACGCAGCTCCAACACCTTTGCTACAATACCCGATGCCATGGAGTTGTAAATGTTGTGTTTGCCTTGCAGGGCTAAATCTTGAATTGACATTGTAAAATGTTCTTGTGTTGTGTTAATGACAATATTGTCGTTGTTATCCAGGTATGCGCCCGGTTCAAATTTTTGCTGTATGGAAAATGGCAACAGCTGTGCCCCGAACGTTCGCTCTTTCATTCCCTTTATTGTTTCCGGATCATCGGCACAATAAATAAAATAATCGGCTACAGTCTGGTTCTGCGTTATCCTGAATTTGGATGCGGCATAGTTTTCCAGTTTATAGTCATACCTGTCCAAATGGTCGGGTGTGATGTTTAGTAGTACCGCTATGTCAACCTTAAACCTGAACATATCGTCAAGCATAAAGCTGCTTAGCTCCAGCACATACCAGTCAAACTTTTCGGTAGCAACCTGGTAAGCAAAGCTTTTGCCTATGTTGCCTGCCAAACCAACGTTCATCCCCGCATCTTTTAAAATGTGGTAGGTTAGGCTGGTAGTAGTAGTTTTACCGTTTGAACCTGTTATACCAATGATCTTTGCATCAGTGTACCTCCCGGCAAACTCAATCTCTGATATTACAGGCGTTCCCTTTTCGTGCAGCTTTTTGATGATCGGTGCCTTATCCGGAATACCGGGGCTTTTGACCACTTCGGCCGCGTTCATGATAAGTTCTTCTGTATGCTGTTTCTCTTCAAAAGGAATTCTCCAATCTTCAAGCTGTTTTTTATAGTTATCGGCAATGCCACCGAAATCCGACACAAAAACATCAAAGCCTTGCTGCTGCGCAAGGTATGCAGCACCAACACCGCTTTCTCCTGCACCGAGGATAACTAACCTCGCAGCCCCATCCGAAGGAGAGGGAGTTGATTGGTTTGATATTTTATTGTCCTGATCCATTTTTACTTTTTTGATTTCACCGATGTTTTTCACTCCACCGGTTCCATTTTCCAATTTCTTCTTTCCTAACCTCTAATCTTCAATCACTAACCTCTAACGAAGCTTCAACGTTATCACCGTAACTATCGCCAGTATGATACAAATGATCCAGAAGCGGGTAACAATTTTTGCTTCATGGAACCCTTTTTTCTGATAGTGGTGATGAAGCGGGGCCATTAAAAACACACGCCTGCCCTCGCCGAATTTCTTTTTGGTGTATTTAAACCACGACACCTGGATAATTACCGAAAAATTCTCTACCAGGAAAATACCACACAACAGCGGCAGCATCAGTTCCTTGCGGATCATGATAGCAAACACCGCGATGATACCGCCTATGGCCAAACTGCCGGTATCGCCCATGAATACCTGTGCCGGGTATGAGTTATACCATAGAAAGCCTACGCACGCACCAACAAAAGCACCGGCAAAAACTACCAGCTCGCCCGAGTTAGGGATGTACATAATGTTCAGGTAATCGGCAATAACCGTGTTACCCGATACATAAGCCAGTATAGCCAGCGTGATGCCTATAATAGCAGAAGTACCCGTCGCCAGGCCATCAATGCCATCGGTTATATTTGCTCCGTTTGATATAAACGTGATGATCAGGATCACAAAAAACAGGAACACCACAAGCGCATATTGCTCATAACCTTTACCTAAAAACTTTAACACCTTGGCGTAATCAAATTCATTGTTTTTATAAAACGGCATGGTTGTTTTGGTAGAATGCACATCCTGCGTATAAACCGGGGTATTACGTTTCATATGAAACTCAACCGGGGCATCGTCCTTCACCGGCAAAACCACTTCCTGGCGGATGATGATGCTGCTGTTGAAATACATCGTCCACCCAACAATAAGCGACAAACCAACCTGACCAATGATCTTGAACCTTCCCGCTAAACCTTCTTTGTTCTTTTTAAATACTTTAATATAATCATCCAAAAAGCCGATAGCGCCTAACCAAACGGTAGTAACTATCATCAGGATCACATAAACGTTCTCCAGCTTGGCAAACAGCAGCGTTGGTATTAAAATACCCAGCAAAATGATGACACCACCCATTGTAGGGGTACCCGATTTTTGCATCTGCCCTTCCAGTCCCAAATTCCTTACGGTTTCACCAACCTGTTTAAAGCGCAGGTAATCAATCAGCCTTCTGCCATAAACCGTAGTGATCAGCAATGATGTAATTACAGCCATCGCCATCCGGAAGGTGATGTATTGAAATACACCTATCCCGGGGATACTGTAATTTTTGCTTAAGTAGTTAAACAGGTAATACAACATTGCTCTTCTCTTTTACTAATAGTATCTTCTTATACCAAATCTTTAAACCGGTTCTCCAATTCTTCCATATCGTCGAAGTGGTTTTTCACTCCGTTTATTTCCTGGTATTTTTCGTGCCCTTTGCCCGCTACCAGGATAATATCACCGGGGTTAGCCAGCATACAGGCGGTCTTGATTGCTTCGTGCCTGTCGATAATGCTTACCGTATGTCTTTTAAATGCCGGATCAACACCTTCTTCCATTTCTTTGATGATCTGCGCCGGATCTTCGGTACGCGGATTATCTGATGTCAGGATCACTTTATCACTCCACTCACAGGCTGTTTTGGCCATAATGGGGCGTTTGGTTTTATCCCTATCGCCGCCGCAGCCAATTACCGTGATCACTTTCTCATTTCCTTTGCGGATATCGTGAATAGTACTCAACACATTTTGTACAGCATCCGGTGTGTGGGCATAATCAACTATACCTACTACTTTGTTTGGCGCGGTTATATATTCAAATCGGCCTTCGGCACCGGTCAGTTTGCTTAAGCTGGTAAGCACTTTAGCTTTATCCTGTTCAAGCAGCATAGCAGTAGCATAAACCCCTAACAGGTTGTATGCATTGAATGTACCCACCATTTTAAACCATACTTCCTCGCCGTCAATTTGCAGCAGCAAACCGCTGAACTGATTTTCGAGGATGCGGGCCTTATAATCGGCCATGGTTTTAAGGCCATAACTTTTTTTATGCGCCGCCGTATTTTGCAGCATTACATTACCATTCTTATCATCGCTGTTGGTAAGCGCGAAAGCCTCTTTCGGCAAGCCGTCAAAAAATTCCTTTTTGGCATTCAAATACCTCAGGAAGGTTTTATGATAATCTAAATGGTCATGCGTTAAGTTGGTGAACACACCACCTGCAAAAACCAAACTTTCGATGCGTTTTTGTGAAATAGCATGCGAGCTTACTTCCATAAAGCAATAATCGCAGCCGCTGTCCACCATTTCGGCCAGCAGATTGTTCAGCTCAACCGGATCTGGTGTAGTATGGGTTGATGGGATCACCTTGCCGTTGATCTGGTTTTCAACAGTTGATAGTAAACCGCATTTATATCCCAAATCGCGGAACAACTGGTAAAGCAACGTAGCGATAGTGGTTTTGCCATTAGTGCCTGTTACTCCAACCAATTTTAATTTAGCCGATGGATTATCGTAAAAGTTAGCAGCAACAAGAGCTAAGGCCACAGCCGAATCGGCCACCATCAGGAAATCAACCTCGCCGGTGGTATGAGCAGGCAGGTCTTCGCAAATTACCGCTACAGCACCTTTTTTAATGGCCTGATCGATATAATCGTGTCCATCAACAACAGTACCTTTAACAGCAACAAACATCGCCCCCGGGATTACTTTTCTTGAATCAAAAGCAATCGCTGTGATCTCCACATCGGCGCTTCCCTGCAACTCAGTGAAGGCCAGTCCATCAATTACATCGCTTAAATACCTCATTGCAGCTCTAATAAAATTCGTGATCCTTTTGGTATAACACTTCCACCGGTAACCGATTGATTGGCAACTACACCGCTTCCGCGTACAGTTACCTTATAACCCGCGTTACCCATTACGTACAACGCGTCGCTAAGTCCCATGCCCGTTACCGCCGGCACAGTACCATTTTTATATTTTACTTCCTCAAACGGAATACCATTGCTCGTATCAACCGTGCTATTGGCCGACGCGTACAAAGGTTTAACGCCCAGTTTTGAATAAACTTTTTTCAAGGCTTTCATATTACCTTGTTTCACCTGCGGCAATACCGTATTGCCTACATAATGGGTCTGTGAATTCTGGTTAATATCCAGATCATTGGCATAAACCCTGTCTGCCACTTCCCTAAACACCGGACCGGCAACCTTCGCCGCCAGGTAATCGCCTTGTGTTGGGTTATTGATCACCACAATCATCGAGTATTTAGGATGATCGGCAGGGAAATAACCGCAAAACGAAGCCTGGTATTTTTTATCCTTATAGCCTTTGGTTCCGTTGGCCACCTGCGCTGTTCCGGTTTTGCCGGCCACGCTGTAAAGCTTGTTTTTAATAACATTTTTACCGGTACCATTCATCACTACACCTTCAAGCATACCCCTTACTTTACCTAAAGTAGCCTCCGAGCAAACCTGCTCGGTAATAACCCTTGCCTGAAACTGTTCAATAGGATTACCCAATCTCCTGATCTCACGAACCAGCAGCGGAGCAATCATTTTACCGTTATTAGCTACCGAGTTATAATAAGCCAGCATTTGCAGCGGCGTGATATTCATTTCGTAACCGTAAGCCATCTCGGGCAAACTGTAATTTTTGTTCCAGCTGCGGTTTGACGGATTTTTTATTACCGGCCTGCCTTCACCCTGAATTTGAAGCCCAAGCTTTTCATTCAGATGATAGCTGTACAGCTTATTGATGTACTGCCATGGGTTATTATGGTAAAACTTATCAACCAGTTTTGCCGCAGCCACGTTTGATGACTCCTCAAAAGCACGCCTAACCGACATTTCATAATTATCATGTTCGGTATCGGTAATAGTTGGCCCTTTCGGGAACTTATATTTACCACCCTCGGCATTAACTATGGTGCTGGTATCAATCTTATGCTGATCGAGCATGGTCATGTACGATGCCAGCTTAAAGGTTGAACCCGGATCGATGGCGTTACTGATAGCGTAGTTCATCTGCTCCTTGTAATCGCCATCTTTAGTGCGTGTGTAATTGGCAATTGCCCTGATCTCTCCTGTTGATACCTCCATCAGCACCACACAGCCATGATCGGCAGCGCTTTTTACCAGTTGTTTCTTCAATGCATCCTGTGCCACATCCTGGAAGTTTACATTGATGGTTGAAATGATATCAGCGCCGTCTTTAGGTGCTACTTCATCATCGTCATCAACCGGCATCCAGATGCCGCCCGGAATCCGCTGCATTAAACGCCTGCCGCTTTCGCCGTTGATATATGAAGCATAAGCTCCTTCCAAACCAACCGGGTTTTTAACGTTTTCGTTTTTGTAACCGATGGTACGTGCCGCCAGCGACTGGAATGGCAGGATCCTTTTATTTTTCTGAATAACGATCAATCCGCCTTTGTACTTACCCATGTTAAACACCGGGAACTGACGGATCTTTTTCAAATCCTGGTATGAAACCTTACGCCTGATGAGCACATAACGTGAGCTATCCCTGCGGGCCTCACGCAATATGCGTGAATAATCCCTTGCAGACCTATCACCAAACATACCCGACAGCTTTGCAGCCAGCAGGTCTATATTATTATTAAATGCCGTATCTGATGCAATACCACCGGCCAGCATATCCATATGCAATTCGTACTCTGGTACCGAAGTAGCCAGCAGACTTCCATCAACAGAAAAAATATTGCCCCTTGCAGCTTCAACAGTTTGATATTGAGCAGAAAGATCGGCAGCCATAGCTTTCCACTTGTCGCCCTGAACATATTGCAGGCGGCAAAGCTGCACAACAACGGCAATGGCCAAAAGCAAAACAAGACCAAAGGCTAAATAAACCCTGGCCAGTATGTTAGTCCTAATTCCCATCTGCCACCTCCTTCACTGTTATTTTTCCCGGCGGATCAACCGACTGACTCAAACCCAATGTATCTGCACGCTTGGCCACTTCGGTAAGCGTGCTTTTGAATGCCATATCGGCCTTAGTCGATTTATAATCCCAGCCCAACTCTTTAACCTCCTTAGTAAGCGCGTCAATTTCGCGTACCGATTTTTCGGCATAGTGCATGTTACCAATGTACACCATACCTAAAAAGGCTAAAAACAAAACAAAGGGCAAAGCATTGGTGGCCTTCTCGGTTGTAAGAAAGCCTTTGGTGAAAAGCTGCGTAAAAAAGTTATCGGGCAATTCCCTTGCAGGTCGCCTTTCTTCAACAACTTCTTCTACTTCTTCTTCCTCCTGAATTTCTGTACGTAAACGATTGGTCATTTTTTTACAGCTATTCTTAATTTAGCGCTCCGTGCCCTATTATTTTTGGTTATCTCCTCTGCCGATGCCGTTATAGCCCCGCGGCTTACAGCATCAAGCGGTTTATTATCGTTTCCATAAAGGTCTTTCTCCACCTCGCCACTGAACTTGCCTTTGGCTATGAAGTTTTTTACCAGCCTGTCTTCCAGCGAGTGGTATGACATTACTACCAGCCTGCCGCCAATTGCCAAAACATCTGCCGATTGCATTAAAAAATCTTTCAATGCTTCCAGCTCCTGGTTAACCTCTATCCTTAATGCCTGGAACACTTGTGCCAGGTATTTATTTTCTTTTCCTTTAGGGATGCGGTTACTGATCACATTTTTCAGATCAGCAATGGTAATTATAGGCACATTTAACCTTGCTGTAGCAATGGTTTCGGCCAATGATTTAGCATTTTGAATTTCTCCGTAAATGCCAAAAATCCGGTGCAGGTCGGCAACCGAATAATTATTTACCACATCCTTAGCAGTCAGCTCGCCCAACTGGTTCATGCGCATATCCAACTCGGCATCAAACCGGATGGAAAACCCGCGATCGGCCTCATCAAACTGGTGCGATGACACACCCAGATCGGCCAGTATACCATTTACAGGGATAGCACCATGTAAACGGCAAAAGTTTTTGAGATATCTAAAATTCTGATCTACAAAAACAAAACGCTCATCATCAATAATATTCCGCTGCGCATCAGCATCCTGATCAAAAGCGATCAGCCTGCCTTTTGGCCCCAGGTGTTTTAATATCTCGCGCGAATGCCCGCCACCTCCAAAAGTCACATCCACATAAGTACCGTCCGGATCAATATTCAGCCCATCAATACACTCCTTCAGCATTACCGGTACATGGTACTCACTCATTCCTGCTCCTTATTTTTACCGCCCATTACTTTTTTAGCCAGTGCGCTAAAGCTTTTTGGCTCATCATCCATCAGTTTGCGGTGCGCTTCGGCATCCCAAACCTCAATTTTATTTAACTGGCAAGCCAGCACAACGTCACCTTTTATACCCGCATATTCCAACAGGAATTTCGGCAACAATACCCTACCGGCAGCATCAGGCATAAGCTCGGTGGCACCACGGGTAAAATATCGTATAAAGGCTATATTATCCTCTTCGTATTCATTAAGTTTGCTCAAATCTTCAAGTCGTTTATCCCATTCCTTTTTAGTGTATATGACAAGGTACTTTTCGAACCCGCGATTGATCACCAGGCCTTCAGATTCCAGTTCAGGAAGCTTTTTCTTAAGGCCAGCCGGGATCATCATCCTAAATTTAGGATCAAGCTTACACTCAAATTCACCGGTTAAAAACGACATTGTATGACTTGGGCAATTTTGTAACGTAAAAGTAAATACTTTTACCACTTTCTACCACTTTCCCCCACTAAAAGTTTTCAACAATTTTTAGACGGCTCTGTTTTATGTTTTTTAAAGTTTTTCAGAAATTTCACCCTCTATAAAATCCACTAATAGACAGATAGTTACATCGGGTTTTAGCTATAAATACTGGGAGATTAAAAAGTGGGAGAAAAAACCAATTATCACGAAAGCATAACACCGGCAAACTACAACTGCTTGCCTGAGCCTGCCGGACTAATATTTTGTATATTAAGCCGTTGAATATGACAAACTACATGTATACCTATAAATACCAGGACCTGGCTTCGGCCCTATACGAAGCCCTCATCCCCGACCCTTTTTACATAGAATTGTTACGCGATATTACCGGCAGCGAGCAGGAAAAGCAGGAAATATTGATGAGATACATGGATTATTCCATGACAGAAGCTGAAAAGTACGGCCGCTTAACCATTGCCGGAGACGTCCCTTATGGCGCTGCCATCTGGAGTAAGCCCTTAGACCCGGTCACCGAAAACGAAAAGAGCCTGCAAAAGAAAGATTTTATAAAAACATACATGGGCGAAACCTCGCTCAATGCATACCAAACCATTGTTTCGTTTATGAGCGAACAGCTTGACGTAACACTGCAAGATGCCTGGTATTTATCAATTGCAGGGATCAAGCCCGATTACCAGGGCAAAGGACTGGGCGCTGGCCTGTTAACGGAAGTACTTAACGAAACAGACAAAAACGGGATACCGACCTACCTTGAAACATTCACCCCACGCAACATCCGATTTTATGAGCGGATGGGGTATAAAACAACAAAAGAAGTAGCTGAGCCGCTTACCGGCTACCCTTACTGGATCATGGTCAGGGAGCCGTTAGGCTGATTACGTAACTATAACTTCACAGGGAGTTAACAAAATTACGAGCACTTTTACCGCCGTTTCATTCCGGTTGCTAAATGCTTTTAACTCCCCGGAAACTCTACATATCTACCATGAAAAAGCAATTATCCTTAGCATTACTCGCCCTGTTTATCACAACAGGACAAATAATGGCGCAAACTGCCAAACACGTTATCTTCGTAACCATCGATGGGTTTCGCCCGGATTTTTATCTTGACAGCGAATGGCAAACACCTAACCTTCACGCGCTCATGAAAGAGGGTGCCTACGCCAAAGGCGTAAACAGCGTGTTCCCATCTATGACCTATCCTTCGCATACTACCATAGTTACCGGTGTACAGCCCGCAAAGCATGGCATATTTTACAACAACGTATTTACGCCAGACGGAGCACCACAACAGCCTTACTGGCAGGACAGTTCCATCCATGCCCCTACCATCTGGAAAGCTGCCAAAGACAAAGGCATGACCGTTGCCTCACTTTACTGGCCGGTATCTGCCAATGCGCCTGTCGATTACAACATCCCGGATATAGGTAGCCTGGGCGACGCGGTTCGTGAGCAGTATTCTTTACCGCAGGGTTTTTATGCCGAAGTAAAAAAAGAAGTGTTTGGCGGTGTCGACAAAATAGATGCAGGAAAAAATCAGAACATTGCCAAAATTGCCGCGTACGTGATCAAAAAAAGCAAGCCTGAATTGATGACCATTCACGTATTTTCTGTCGATGGAGCAGAGCATGCCGAAGGACGTTCCGGGGCAAGGGTACAGGAAGCTGTAGCCGACGCGGATGCCGCGGTGGGCATTATCATTGATGCTTTGAAATCTGCCGGTATATGGGAAAGCACCGTATTGCTTATTGGCGGCGACCACGGGTTTTATGATGTAAATAAAACGATTTCGCCTAACGTGTGGCTGAAAGAAGCCGGATTAATCAACGACCTGAAAACCGGCGACTGGAAAGCGCAATTTAATGCAGTTGGCGGATCTGCCTACCTGTACTTGAAAAATCCTGCTGATAAAGCTACAGCCAATAAAGTAAAAACAATACTGGAAGCGCAACCCGATAGCGTGAAGCAATATTACCGCATCATCAGCAGGGAACAATTAGATAAAGGTGGCTATAACCCGAATGTTGCTTTTGCTATTACCGGAGAACACGACGCTGCATTTAGCTCAGCCATTACAGGCAATGCCGTGAAGCCTGGCAAAGGAGGCACACACGGCCATTTTCCTGATACAAAAAATATCCGCACCGGACTAATAGCTTACGGACCAGGCATCCGTAAAGGTGCAGTGATAGAAGAAATGAACCTGCGCGATATGACGCCGATTATGGTTAAACTCCTGGGTATACCTTTTCCAAAGGTGGATGGGAAAATTCCGGCGGGGTTGTTGAAGTAAGCGATATATAAGCTGCAGCGCACCGTTACTTTATCAAGGAGACCATCACTGGAAGGAGTTAAAGTGTAATAACTTTAATATAACGTCATTGCGAGGTACGAAGCAATCCCGAACTGTACAGGGTGAATCTGCTGATCGGGGATTGCTTCGTACCTCGCAATGACGTGACTTTATTATATGCTTACGTTTTCTTACTTAAGCAACCTCAACAGGCAATACCTTCGACCTGCTACGAACCTGTTTTTTCTTTTTCTTGCTCGTACGGTTAAGCCACATCATTACACCGGTTACCGGGAAAATGAGTGAAACCAAGGTGATCAAAAAGGCTAAAACCTGAGTAGGCCAGCCATAAATAGAACCTGTATGAATGGGTTTAATAACACCTCTGATGCGCTGGCCGAGGCTTTTATTAGCATATAAAGCTGAACCTGCTATTTTACCGCTGTATTGGTCAATATAATAAGTATCGGTAGCCAGTTCAACCGAACCTTTTTTGAGCACATTAAAAGTATAAACCGCTGCTGTATCCTTCGGGTAACGGATAGTGAAATTTTCGGCATCGGTTATTTTACTATCTAAAGCGCCAATAGCAGCTTCAGGTGAAATAGCAGTAACGCCCGACTGATAGACTGAAAGCGGGGTTTTGATATCTTCTTTGGCAACAACTTTTGAATTGGTAAGGAAAAACAAAGTACTGTTTGCCCATTTAAAGGTCATGACCAAGCCGGAGGCCGAAATGATGATCAAAAATATAGAAGTATAAAAACCGGTAACGATATGCAGATCGTGTGTTAAACGCTTTCCGCTGCCGCCCCATTTTATTTTAAGACGCTGCTTCATAATAACCTTGGTTTTAGGCCACCAAAGTATTACACCGGTTATCAAAATCAACAGAAAAAATAAGGTTGAGAGGCTGATCACCCAATCGCCCAGGCTATTTTTGCCGCCCAGTAAATAGCGGTGAAACATCTCTACCGAATACAGAAAAGTTTGCCTGCGGTTAAACTGATCAACTATTTGCCCGGTATACGGGTTTACAAAAGCGGTAAGGTTTGAGCGTTCCGCTTCTTTTGGCTTAGCATCCTTTTTGGCATGCGCGCCGGCATGTTTTTCGGCTTTGGGAGCACCAACTGCTTTCTTATCCTTCTTCTCGGGTACAATAAGGGCCACCTCTACAGTACGCTCAGGATCCTCATAAACAGTGACAGTTGCCAGTTTTGATTTGGGAATTTGCTTTAAAACGCCTGCAGTCAGCGCAGATATCGGCAGCCTTTTATCCTGGGGTTTTACAAAATACCGCTGCGGATTAAGTGCCTGCTGAATTTCCTTTTCAAAAACCAGCATGGTACCGGTTAAGCACGAGCAAAAAATGATTACTCCTGCCGCAAGGCTTAAGTAGAGGTGGATGGTGCGGAAAAATACTTTCATCAGTTTATAAGCATAAAAACCGGGCATGTTCCCATGCCCGGTTAAATTCAATTAATTAAAATCGATAACTCAATGTAGTTAAGAACTGCCTTGGCGGTATAGGGTTAATACTATAGTTTTCGTGCACATTGTAATTAAGCACATTGCCAATATTAGAGATCTTACCTATAATAGAGATCTTTTTATAAGTATAACCTACCGAAGCATCAACCGTGGTAAAGCCCGGTACATTAACTAACCTTGATATAGTTTGGGTTTGGCCTACTGTATTTGCATTACCCGCAACACGATC includes:
- a CDS encoding alkaline phosphatase family protein translates to MKKQLSLALLALFITTGQIMAQTAKHVIFVTIDGFRPDFYLDSEWQTPNLHALMKEGAYAKGVNSVFPSMTYPSHTTIVTGVQPAKHGIFYNNVFTPDGAPQQPYWQDSSIHAPTIWKAAKDKGMTVASLYWPVSANAPVDYNIPDIGSLGDAVREQYSLPQGFYAEVKKEVFGGVDKIDAGKNQNIAKIAAYVIKKSKPELMTIHVFSVDGAEHAEGRSGARVQEAVADADAAVGIIIDALKSAGIWESTVLLIGGDHGFYDVNKTISPNVWLKEAGLINDLKTGDWKAQFNAVGGSAYLYLKNPADKATANKVKTILEAQPDSVKQYYRIISREQLDKGGYNPNVAFAITGEHDAAFSSAITGNAVKPGKGGTHGHFPDTKNIRTGLIAYGPGIRKGAVIEEMNLRDMTPIMVKLLGIPFPKVDGKIPAGLLK
- a CDS encoding PepSY-associated TM helix domain-containing protein; this translates as MKVFFRTIHLYLSLAAGVIIFCSCLTGTMLVFEKEIQQALNPQRYFVKPQDKRLPISALTAGVLKQIPKSKLATVTVYEDPERTVEVALIVPEKKDKKAVGAPKAEKHAGAHAKKDAKPKEAERSNLTAFVNPYTGQIVDQFNRRQTFLYSVEMFHRYLLGGKNSLGDWVISLSTLFFLLILITGVILWWPKTKVIMKQRLKIKWGGSGKRLTHDLHIVTGFYTSIFLIIISASGLVMTFKWANSTLFFLTNSKVVAKEDIKTPLSVYQSGVTAISPEAAIGALDSKITDAENFTIRYPKDTAAVYTFNVLKKGSVELATDTYYIDQYSGKIAGSALYANKSLGQRIRGVIKPIHTGSIYGWPTQVLAFLITLVSLIFPVTGVMMWLNRTSKKKKKQVRSRSKVLPVEVA